In one Neobacillus sp. CF12 genomic region, the following are encoded:
- a CDS encoding PTS transporter subunit EIIC has product MNTFINWMNQNFTPKMNKITRNVWVSSIQEAFMAILPLILVGSLITLISILNNYFSKMPNFSPITTFSFGLISIFIALLVPYFIMEKKKKNDRKIISGLTGLSLFLMLLMPKFTDDGGITFTLERFGGNGMFVALIVGLMVGAFMYLFSKFSFFKGSSSLPDFIIIWFDTIIPITILLLLGWLFTFQMNVDLYNLILMAFEPVTVIAQSFTGFVFISFLGIFFYSFGISAWILYPIIFPIWLEGIQENIDGVAQNIHTMETLTAWVWIGGMGSTLPLVLMMLFLAKSSQLKAIGKVTLVPSIFNINEPVIFGAPVAFNPILMIPMWLNGLMIPAITYIVLRLDWVTIPERLFQLWYMPVGISSILINSDFRGLILVALVVVVSWLIWFPFFKVYDMQQFKQEQEQ; this is encoded by the coding sequence TTTTGCCGCTGATTCTTGTAGGATCGCTGATTACATTGATTTCAATTTTGAATAATTATTTTTCAAAAATGCCTAATTTTTCACCCATCACTACCTTTTCATTTGGTCTTATAAGTATATTTATTGCACTATTAGTTCCTTACTTTATTATGGAAAAAAAGAAAAAGAATGATAGAAAAATAATCTCAGGATTAACAGGTCTTTCCCTTTTTCTAATGCTGCTTATGCCTAAGTTTACAGACGACGGCGGTATCACCTTCACGTTGGAGCGTTTCGGCGGCAATGGCATGTTTGTTGCTTTGATTGTTGGCCTTATGGTTGGAGCATTCATGTATCTTTTTTCTAAGTTCTCTTTCTTTAAAGGTTCAAGTTCGCTTCCGGATTTTATTATTATTTGGTTTGACACGATTATCCCAATCACGATTCTTTTGCTGTTAGGATGGTTATTTACCTTCCAAATGAATGTTGATTTGTATAATTTAATCTTAATGGCTTTTGAACCGGTTACCGTGATTGCCCAAAGTTTTACCGGATTTGTATTCATCTCATTCCTTGGCATTTTCTTTTATTCTTTTGGAATCAGTGCCTGGATTCTGTACCCAATTATTTTTCCGATTTGGTTGGAGGGTATCCAAGAGAATATCGATGGTGTAGCTCAAAATATCCATACAATGGAAACGCTAACAGCTTGGGTGTGGATTGGAGGTATGGGTTCCACACTGCCATTGGTCCTGATGATGTTATTCTTGGCAAAGTCCAGCCAATTAAAGGCAATTGGTAAAGTAACCCTCGTACCATCAATTTTCAATATTAATGAACCTGTCATTTTCGGTGCTCCAGTTGCTTTTAACCCGATTTTAATGATACCGATGTGGTTGAATGGACTGATGATCCCAGCAATCACTTACATTGTTTTGCGTCTGGACTGGGTTACAATCCCTGAGAGACTTTTCCAACTATGGTATATGCCTGTAGGGATTTCTTCCATCCTCATTAACTCCGATTTCAGAGGGTTAATTTTAGTAGCTCTAGTGGTGGTAGTATCATGGTTGATTTGGTTTCCATTTTTCAAAGTATATGATATGCAGCAGTTTAAACAGGAACAGGAACAGTAG